A window of Natronolimnobius sp. AArcel1 contains these coding sequences:
- a CDS encoding tyrosine-type recombinase/integrase, with product MTDDLEPIDPRTAKQMYLDARSHELADSTIQSHRYRLKQFVLWCEEEDIENLNDFSGRDIHRYRVKRREEDGLATATMKGQLATLKTFLRFLASIDGVKPGLDEKIILPTLTEEDARVEMLDPERADAIFDHLEQFRYATLEHALLTVLWHTGIRIGAAVGLDADDYNSEEQYLILKHRPEQGTSLKNGKGSERVIALQDHVCTVLDDWLEVNHNGLVDEHGREPLFVTRQNRLSRNRGRTIAYQYTRPCVYSDTCPHDRDIDDCEAIPTSNVHACPSVLSPHPIRRGAITYHLRKDTPEPVVSSRMDVSPDVIDLHYDQRSSVDKMRQRRRYLPDS from the coding sequence ATGACGGACGACCTCGAACCAATCGATCCACGCACAGCGAAGCAAATGTACCTCGACGCGCGGAGCCACGAGCTTGCCGACTCCACCATCCAATCTCATCGGTACCGGCTGAAGCAATTCGTCCTATGGTGTGAGGAGGAAGACATCGAAAATCTCAACGACTTCTCGGGACGAGATATCCATCGATACAGGGTGAAACGTCGAGAAGAGGACGGGCTGGCTACCGCGACGATGAAAGGTCAGCTCGCTACCCTTAAAACGTTCCTGCGCTTCTTAGCCAGCATCGATGGCGTCAAACCAGGACTCGATGAGAAAATCATTCTCCCGACTCTGACCGAAGAAGATGCACGTGTCGAAATGCTGGATCCAGAACGCGCAGATGCCATCTTTGATCACCTCGAACAATTCCGGTACGCCACGCTGGAACACGCACTTTTGACTGTGCTCTGGCATACTGGTATTCGAATAGGAGCTGCTGTCGGTCTTGATGCGGACGATTACAATTCAGAGGAGCAATATTTGATCCTCAAACATCGTCCAGAGCAGGGGACTTCACTGAAGAACGGAAAAGGGAGTGAGCGCGTGATTGCACTGCAAGATCACGTTTGCACGGTGTTAGATGACTGGCTGGAAGTCAACCACAATGGCCTTGTAGACGAGCATGGCCGTGAGCCGTTGTTCGTCACTCGACAGAACCGATTGAGTCGTAACCGTGGTCGAACAATCGCGTACCAGTACACTCGCCCGTGTGTCTATAGCGACACATGTCCTCATGATCGTGATATCGACGATTGTGAAGCGATTCCTACCTCAAATGTTCATGCCTGTCCATCAGTTCTCAGTCCACATCCGATTCGACGGGGGGCGATCACGTACCATCTGCGAAAAGATACACCCGAGCCCGTGGTCAGCTCGCGCATGGACGTAAGTCCTGACGTCATCGATCTGCACTATGACCAGAGGTCAAGCGTCGATAAAATGCGCCAACGGCGTCGATACCTTCCAGACAGTTAG
- a CDS encoding DUF927 domain-containing protein, translated as MEALTSSQTDQELSADTILELLANRRRRYLLYALRGREDPIELSTLAEQVAGWEHNVHPDEVEKNEYKSVYVSSVQCHVPKLADAGVVDHDEDNHTVVLADAFEQLEPYLRIVIKDEPENSTLHAALQADADDGFFSSIRENVARLKH; from the coding sequence ATGGAAGCCCTTACCTCGAGTCAGACAGATCAGGAACTGTCAGCAGACACAATCCTCGAGTTGCTCGCCAATCGGCGGCGGCGCTACCTCCTCTACGCGCTTCGTGGCCGCGAAGACCCAATCGAGCTCTCTACGCTCGCTGAACAGGTCGCCGGCTGGGAACACAACGTGCATCCGGACGAGGTCGAGAAAAACGAATACAAGAGTGTCTACGTCTCATCCGTGCAATGCCACGTCCCGAAATTGGCCGACGCAGGCGTTGTCGACCACGACGAGGACAACCACACCGTCGTTCTCGCGGATGCGTTCGAACAACTCGAGCCATATCTCCGAATCGTCATCAAGGACGAACCGGAGAACTCGACGCTTCATGCCGCCTTACAGGCTGACGCCGACGACGGCTTCTTCAGCTCTATCCGTGAGAACGTTGCCCGACTCAAGCACTGA
- a CDS encoding heme-binding protein, with amino-acid sequence MVRNSAIVGGVVGGALAAAGAWTLYQRTTTDTVPYTAVAHIDDVELRRYPEQAVVETVAPSENAAFRRLFRYLSGANDGGEDLSMTAPVEVDGPGTSLEMTAPVEVEPTERTIPMTAPVETGRIRGSDKVRMAFYLPTEYDADSAPRPTNDALSVVNVPERTLAVRRFTWRATDSRVAREANQLRETLEAASVPLAGKPFFMGYDAPWSLPFLRRNEVAVEVDAHGRL; translated from the coding sequence ATGGTCCGAAACTCCGCTATCGTCGGGGGCGTGGTCGGGGGCGCGCTGGCCGCTGCCGGCGCTTGGACGCTCTATCAGCGAACCACGACCGACACCGTTCCGTACACGGCCGTCGCTCACATCGACGACGTCGAACTCCGGCGTTACCCTGAGCAGGCCGTCGTCGAGACGGTCGCTCCCTCCGAGAACGCGGCGTTCCGTCGGTTGTTTCGGTATCTCAGCGGTGCGAACGACGGTGGGGAGGACCTTTCGATGACCGCCCCGGTCGAAGTAGACGGCCCCGGAACGTCGCTCGAAATGACTGCGCCCGTCGAGGTCGAGCCAACTGAGCGGACGATTCCGATGACCGCGCCCGTTGAAACCGGCCGCATCCGCGGCTCTGACAAGGTCCGAATGGCATTCTACCTCCCTACGGAATACGATGCAGATTCAGCTCCACGGCCCACCAACGACGCTCTGTCGGTTGTCAACGTTCCCGAACGAACACTCGCCGTCAGGCGGTTCACGTGGCGGGCCACGGACTCCCGCGTTGCTCGCGAAGCCAACCAGTTGCGAGAGACGCTCGAGGCTGCCAGCGTCCCCCTCGCCGGCAAACCGTTTTTTATGGGGTACGACGCTCCCTGGTCACTGCCGTTCCTCCGGCGCAACGAGGTCGCTGTGGAGGTTGACGCCCACGGCAGGCTCTGA
- a CDS encoding aldo/keto reductase translates to MENESDTFEIGGTTIHRLGFGAMRLCGEEIIGPPDDEDAAHAVLEQAVESGIDFIDTADSYGPGVSERLIGETLGDRDDVLVATKAGLLRNRGGEWLAHGDPDYIRNQVLASLDRLRTDTIDLYQFHRPDDDVPYEDSIQTFAELQDDGLVDQVGVSNVSVEQLETARDHVDVATVQNRYNIGDRSSADVLEVCEEHDIGFIPWAPINGDDLDEHGETLDEIADTHDATRRQVGLAWLLAHSDVVLPIPGTSDPDHLESNIAASQLSLSADEVQRVTDLESE, encoded by the coding sequence ATGGAAAACGAGAGTGACACGTTCGAGATCGGCGGAACGACGATTCATCGACTGGGCTTTGGTGCAATGCGTCTTTGTGGCGAGGAGATTATCGGCCCACCGGACGACGAGGACGCCGCACACGCTGTGCTCGAGCAGGCGGTCGAGTCCGGAATTGACTTCATTGATACCGCGGATTCGTACGGCCCGGGAGTGAGCGAGCGACTCATCGGAGAAACACTGGGCGACCGAGATGATGTGCTGGTCGCGACGAAAGCAGGGTTACTCCGCAATCGCGGGGGCGAGTGGCTGGCTCACGGCGATCCGGACTACATCAGAAATCAAGTGCTGGCCTCGCTCGACCGGCTCCGAACCGACACCATTGACCTGTACCAGTTCCACCGGCCCGATGACGACGTCCCCTACGAGGACTCTATCCAGACGTTCGCCGAACTCCAGGATGACGGCCTCGTCGATCAGGTTGGCGTTAGCAACGTCTCCGTCGAGCAACTGGAGACCGCGCGCGACCACGTCGATGTCGCGACGGTCCAGAACCGATACAACATCGGCGATCGCTCGAGTGCGGACGTCCTCGAGGTCTGTGAGGAACACGACATCGGCTTCATCCCGTGGGCGCCGATCAACGGCGACGACCTCGACGAACACGGTGAGACGCTCGACGAGATTGCGGACACCCACGATGCGACGCGCCGGCAGGTCGGCCTTGCCTGGCTGCTTGCTCACTCAGATGTCGTCCTGCCGATTCCGGGCACCTCCGACCCGGACCATCTCGAGTCGAACATCGCCGCCTCACAGCTCTCGCTCTCGGCTGATGAGGTCCAGCGAGTGACCGACCTCGAGTCCGAGTAG
- a CDS encoding DUF5814 domain-containing protein has translation MAITDKIYIKNHQQLSSQLETSIPKGAFKGATLDILFQGEGLEKLDDATQERVLDFSSDFLDCGCDNNPYCGCPERKFIQYLLELRAQGMGPDAIVDVMSDDYMVYAYPGDVLSFLDNGVRTLEAAEGLAGVDGADDKQDEIRQTKQNLAR, from the coding sequence GTGGCCATCACCGATAAGATCTACATCAAGAATCACCAGCAGTTGAGTTCCCAACTCGAGACCTCGATCCCGAAGGGGGCGTTCAAAGGCGCAACGCTGGACATCCTGTTTCAGGGCGAAGGCCTCGAGAAACTCGATGACGCAACCCAAGAACGGGTCCTCGACTTCTCGAGTGACTTCCTCGATTGTGGCTGTGACAACAATCCCTACTGTGGCTGCCCAGAGCGAAAGTTCATCCAGTATCTGCTCGAGTTGCGCGCACAGGGGATGGGCCCCGACGCAATCGTCGACGTGATGTCCGACGACTACATGGTGTATGCCTATCCCGGCGACGTACTCTCATTTCTCGATAACGGCGTCCGAACGCTCGAGGCGGCAGAAGGACTGGCAGGCGTTGATGGCGCAGACGACAAACAGGACGAAATTCGCCAGACAAAGCAGAATTTAGCGCGTTAG
- a CDS encoding CopG family transcriptional regulator, translating into MGNKNKTISFRVSEEAFESLQDIAEERDISLSAVFRDYVDLLVDHDGQVTVVPDDELSGGTIEHDGEGEEIAFPPSVEVPKSFIREHERLELEADHLREQLDEYKSYVTELQDRLEDEQNEILLLDDLDEEDESYQLR; encoded by the coding sequence ATGGGCAACAAGAACAAGACGATCTCGTTTCGCGTCAGCGAGGAGGCCTTCGAGTCACTGCAAGACATCGCCGAAGAGCGTGACATTTCCCTCTCTGCAGTGTTTCGAGACTACGTCGACCTGCTCGTCGACCACGACGGACAGGTAACCGTCGTTCCCGACGACGAACTCAGTGGCGGAACTATTGAACACGACGGCGAGGGCGAAGAAATCGCGTTTCCACCCTCCGTGGAAGTGCCGAAGAGTTTCATCCGCGAACACGAACGCCTCGAACTCGAGGCCGACCATCTCCGCGAACAGTTGGACGAGTACAAATCCTACGTCACCGAGTTACAGGACCGACTCGAGGACGAGCAGAACGAAATCCTGTTGCTCGACGATTTAGACGAAGAAGACGAGTCCTATCAACTGCGCTAA
- a CDS encoding NUDIX hydrolase — translation METTRHFTTTVYIVNDGATALHEHERLGITIPPGGHIDRDELPHESALREVREETGLEPTLFDDPETVDSPAGRALPQPRHHMLYDINVHDGRVGHQHIDLIYYATVSSRDLSPADGEVGEDAWAWYSKADLRQSSLDRDVVTFGCEAIRAASEL, via the coding sequence ATGGAGACGACGCGTCACTTCACCACGACTGTCTACATCGTCAACGATGGCGCAACGGCGCTGCACGAACACGAGCGATTGGGGATAACGATTCCGCCTGGCGGCCACATCGACCGCGACGAACTCCCACACGAATCCGCTCTTCGAGAGGTACGAGAAGAAACCGGCCTCGAGCCCACGCTCTTCGACGATCCCGAGACGGTCGATTCGCCCGCCGGACGAGCGCTCCCCCAGCCACGCCACCACATGCTCTATGACATCAACGTCCACGACGGCCGAGTCGGCCACCAACACATCGATCTTATCTACTACGCGACGGTCTCGAGTCGTGATCTCTCACCGGCCGACGGTGAGGTCGGCGAAGACGCGTGGGCGTGGTACTCGAAGGCAGACCTCCGTCAGAGTTCTCTTGATCGCGATGTCGTGACGTTCGGCTGTGAAGCAATTCGAGCCGCAAGCGAGTTGTGA
- the ddh gene encoding D-2-hydroxyacid dehydrogenase codes for MQFDLERIGVHESVSLVFPPAELVENLSELPVAVEVVGDDELTACDAIVTLEHREEVLEVDWVHSIQAGVDRFPFEAFAEHDVVLTNSTGIHDRSVGETVASYLLAFARRLHTHVAAQQEHHWGRPAWDEAFTLPGTTACVVGTGTLGSGVAEVLGALGVRVTGVRRSADPVPGFEEIYASEDLLEAVSNAEFVIVTLPLSDETEHLIDVDVFEAMDTDAYFVNVGRGQVVDEPALIDALESGSIAGAALDVFESEPLPEESPLWSMDEVIVTPHCAAFTEDYFRDIGDLVRENVSRLESGEAFHNRVV; via the coding sequence ATGCAGTTCGACCTCGAGCGAATCGGTGTTCACGAGTCAGTTTCGCTGGTCTTTCCACCCGCTGAACTGGTTGAGAACCTTTCCGAATTACCCGTCGCAGTCGAGGTTGTCGGCGACGACGAACTCACCGCCTGTGACGCAATTGTCACACTCGAGCACCGCGAGGAGGTTCTCGAGGTTGACTGGGTCCACTCCATTCAGGCCGGTGTCGACCGCTTCCCGTTCGAGGCGTTCGCCGAGCACGATGTTGTGCTCACCAATAGCACGGGAATTCACGACCGATCTGTCGGCGAGACGGTGGCGAGCTATCTGCTCGCGTTTGCGCGTCGGCTTCATACACACGTCGCCGCTCAGCAGGAGCACCACTGGGGTCGCCCGGCGTGGGACGAGGCGTTTACCCTCCCCGGAACGACCGCTTGCGTTGTCGGCACGGGCACACTCGGCAGCGGCGTTGCCGAGGTGCTCGGTGCGCTCGGCGTTCGTGTTACCGGTGTTCGTCGCTCCGCCGACCCCGTCCCTGGTTTCGAGGAAATCTACGCCAGCGAGGACCTACTCGAGGCCGTTTCCAACGCCGAGTTCGTGATCGTGACGCTGCCGCTCTCGGATGAGACCGAGCATCTGATTGATGTTGACGTTTTCGAGGCGATGGACACGGACGCCTACTTCGTCAACGTCGGCCGCGGCCAGGTCGTTGACGAACCCGCGTTGATCGACGCCCTCGAGTCCGGGTCGATTGCGGGCGCGGCGCTGGACGTCTTCGAGTCCGAACCGCTCCCCGAGGAGTCGCCGCTGTGGTCGATGGACGAGGTAATTGTCACACCACACTGTGCCGCATTTACCGAGGACTACTTCCGAGATATCGGTGATCTGGTTCGTGAGAATGTGAGCCGACTCGAGTCCGGCGAGGCGTTCCACAATCGCGTGGTTTGA
- a CDS encoding polysaccharide deacetylase family protein, with the protein MKRRSYLTTSALAVTAFSGCIGDSAQSTQDEPPTDDDDRDNADGGEDTAGEDDPGDDSTDEAVGILGTFDDFEDLGQWEAVTGDLEADTERTFEGTQSARLRSSDDEEQVMIRRALSEPIDIRGAAPALALASDEMANPVIHLRDESGDTLQFKQNVREGYPFIRRNFGHTDVNGDPDLSAITEIAVSDWSASQARDVWIDDLHFVPRITEGRVLLQFQGGYETDYTHAYPIIEEYDLEASTFVPTDRIRPNDSAEGNRLTEAQLADLVDAGWSLGTVGARHQHLHEVDSGRLESDILSPLEWFDERGYDDARYFAFPGGQFDQEMLDIVGDHYDLGFSGRHRAQAYATSPLTITRISGGVDRRNLTAEQMIDAIDWTATHGGLTTITFYEMDDDDADALEETAAHLSELIDAGEIELITPAEIADEFVYRGSEETAP; encoded by the coding sequence ATGAAACGGCGCTCCTATCTCACGACATCGGCACTCGCAGTCACCGCGTTTTCGGGCTGTATCGGCGACTCAGCACAGAGCACACAAGACGAACCCCCCACCGATGATGACGACCGAGACAATGCCGATGGCGGCGAGGATACTGCCGGTGAAGATGACCCCGGTGACGATAGTACAGATGAAGCGGTGGGGATACTGGGTACCTTCGATGACTTCGAGGACCTCGGACAGTGGGAAGCGGTTACCGGCGACCTCGAAGCGGACACCGAGCGCACGTTTGAGGGTACGCAGTCCGCCCGCCTCCGATCGTCCGACGATGAAGAGCAGGTCATGATCAGACGGGCACTCTCGGAACCGATCGACATCCGCGGGGCCGCCCCCGCACTCGCGCTCGCGAGCGACGAGATGGCGAATCCAGTGATCCACCTCCGGGACGAAAGCGGGGACACTCTTCAGTTCAAACAGAACGTCCGCGAGGGCTACCCGTTCATCAGGCGGAACTTCGGGCACACGGACGTCAACGGCGACCCCGACCTGAGTGCGATCACCGAGATCGCGGTATCTGACTGGAGCGCCAGCCAGGCACGCGACGTCTGGATCGACGACCTCCACTTCGTCCCCCGGATCACCGAGGGCCGCGTGCTGCTCCAGTTCCAGGGCGGATACGAGACGGACTACACGCACGCGTATCCGATCATCGAAGAGTACGACCTCGAGGCGTCGACGTTCGTCCCCACCGACAGGATTCGGCCGAACGACTCGGCCGAGGGCAACCGGCTAACCGAAGCGCAACTCGCCGACCTCGTCGACGCCGGCTGGTCGCTTGGCACCGTTGGCGCACGCCATCAGCACCTCCACGAGGTCGACTCGGGCCGGCTCGAGTCGGACATTCTCTCCCCGCTCGAGTGGTTCGACGAGCGCGGCTACGACGATGCGCGATACTTCGCGTTCCCCGGCGGCCAGTTCGACCAGGAGATGCTCGATATCGTCGGCGACCACTACGACCTCGGCTTTTCGGGTCGCCACCGGGCTCAGGCGTACGCGACCAGCCCGCTTACCATCACTCGCATCTCGGGTGGCGTCGACCGGCGGAACCTCACCGCCGAGCAGATGATCGACGCAATCGACTGGACGGCGACCCACGGCGGACTCACAACGATCACGTTCTACGAGATGGACGACGACGACGCCGATGCGCTCGAGGAGACGGCTGCACACCTCTCAGAACTCATTGACGCGGGCGAGATCGAACTGATCACGCCGGCCGAAATCGCGGACGAGTTCGTCTATCGAGGGAGCGAGGAGACGGCGCCTTAG
- a CDS encoding NUDIX domain-containing protein yields MSDAHDSAGAGDETHVVTAFCRHRGEVLLLRRSDAVGTYQGQWGGVSGFAEGNPDEQVRVELREETGLEDDAVSLVRSGRLVRFEDDALEDGREWVVHPYLFDVTVDDPEIELSDEHDAFEWVSPTAALEGVDPDIPTVPELWTAYERVAPTVRSITADDDHGAAYLSVRALEVFRDRAGLLVAEREESEATESPRNGDQRTRESSADPAGERDELAELASRLLESPAVLEAAHTGIERALAADDDAAATAADAIDGSVLTLSRSGTVLEALRQGEPSRVFVAESRPAREGVAVAEELAADEELECPISVHTDAAVAHVLATESVDRVVVGADTIRADGAVVNKTGTRAAAIAAAREGIPVTVVAATDKVSTREELNLESGDRSAVYDGDAAIDVLNPTFDVTPADCVSQFATERGTLEADEINSLAEELRDLEGW; encoded by the coding sequence ATGAGCGATGCGCACGATTCAGCGGGAGCGGGCGACGAAACGCACGTCGTCACCGCCTTCTGCCGCCACCGCGGTGAGGTACTGCTCTTGCGTCGCAGCGACGCCGTCGGCACCTATCAGGGCCAGTGGGGCGGCGTCTCGGGCTTCGCTGAGGGCAATCCCGACGAACAGGTTCGCGTTGAACTCCGCGAAGAGACTGGCCTCGAGGACGACGCCGTCTCGCTCGTCCGATCCGGGCGGCTAGTCCGGTTCGAAGACGACGCGCTCGAGGACGGCCGCGAGTGGGTGGTTCATCCCTACCTCTTCGATGTCACCGTCGACGACCCCGAAATCGAACTGAGCGACGAACACGACGCGTTCGAGTGGGTGTCGCCGACGGCGGCGCTCGAGGGCGTCGACCCCGATATTCCGACTGTCCCCGAACTCTGGACGGCCTACGAGCGCGTCGCGCCAACGGTTCGCTCGATCACCGCAGACGACGACCACGGCGCGGCGTATCTCTCGGTTCGCGCACTCGAGGTGTTTCGCGACCGCGCGGGCTTGTTGGTCGCAGAACGCGAGGAGAGCGAGGCGACGGAGTCGCCTCGGAATGGCGACCAGAGGACCCGTGAGTCCAGCGCCGACCCCGCCGGAGAGCGCGATGAACTCGCCGAACTCGCCAGCCGATTGCTCGAGTCACCCGCCGTTCTCGAGGCAGCCCACACCGGAATCGAGCGCGCGCTCGCGGCCGATGATGATGCGGCGGCAACGGCAGCCGACGCTATCGACGGGTCGGTGCTGACGCTTTCGCGCTCGGGCACCGTCCTCGAGGCGTTGCGCCAGGGTGAGCCATCGCGGGTGTTCGTCGCTGAATCCCGGCCTGCACGGGAGGGCGTCGCCGTCGCGGAGGAACTGGCCGCAGACGAGGAACTCGAGTGTCCGATTTCGGTTCACACCGATGCGGCTGTGGCCCACGTCCTCGCGACCGAGTCTGTCGACCGCGTCGTGGTCGGCGCGGACACCATCCGAGCAGACGGCGCGGTAGTAAACAAGACGGGGACGCGAGCCGCCGCTATCGCCGCCGCTCGAGAGGGGATTCCGGTGACGGTCGTCGCCGCGACGGACAAGGTCTCGACCCGAGAAGAACTCAACCTCGAGTCCGGCGACCGATCGGCGGTGTACGACGGCGACGCCGCTATCGACGTGCTGAATCCGACGTTCGACGTGACGCCGGCCGACTGCGTCAGCCAGTTTGCAACCGAACGCGGCACGCTCGAGGCCGACGAGATCAACTCGCTCGCCGAGGAGTTGCGCGACCTCGAGGGTTGGTAG